The genome window GTCGGCGAGTTTTTCGATCGCCTCCGGATCGCCGGCCGAGCGGGTCGAGGCGCGGTAGCGGCCTGCCTTCGGGACGCGGGCTTTGTCGAGCGGGACCTTGGCGTCGAGGACGTCGCGCGGGATCTCCAGGAAGGAGGGGCCGGGCGCACCGTGGTAGCACTCGCGGAACGCCATCGACACCATGTCCGCCGCGCGCGCCGTGTCCGGGACGGTCGCCGCGAACTTGGTGATGGGCGCCATCATGTCGACGTGCGGCAGGTCCTGCAGGGACCCCATCTTGTGCTGCGTCAGCGCTCCCTGACCGCCGATCAGCAGCATCGGTGACTCCGCCCGGAAGGCGTTGGCGACACCGGTGACGGCGTCGGTCGTTCCGGGACCCGCCGTGACGACCGCGCAGCCCGGCTTTCCGGTGATGCGTGCGTAGCCGTCGGCCGCGTGGGCGGCGACCTGCTCGTGGCGTACGTCGACGACTTCTATGCCCTCGTCGACGCAGCCGTCGTAGATGTCGATGATGTGGCCGCCGCACAGGGTGTAGATGCGGTCGACGCCCTCGGCCTTCAGTGCCTTGGCTACGAGATGACCACCGGATATGACGTCCTGGGTGTCGTCGGGCATGGCGAAGTCCTGTCCCTTCGTAGGGGGTTGGAACGGCTCACGCGGTACATTGCATACAGTCGACGAATACTGTATGAAGCTTGTTATCCCGCATCCGGTGGGTGGTGTCCAGGGGGCGTGCGGCACTTTTCGGGGGTCTGGGGGACGCCCCCAGACGACTTGGCAGACAGGAGCCGGGATGGACCTGTACGAACACCAGGCAAGGCAACTCTTCGAGGATCACGGCATCGTGGTGCCGAGGGCCGAGGTCACGGACTCGCCCAAGGAGGCGCGCGAGATCGCCCGCAGGCTGGGCGGACGGGCCGTCGTCAAGGCGCAGGTGAAGACGGGCGGGCGCGGCAAGGCGGGCGGGGTGAAGCTCGCTGCGGATCCCGCGGAGGCGGAACTGACGGCACGCCGGATCCTCGGCATGGACATCAAGGGACACACGGTGGGCACCGTGATGCTGGCCGAACCCATCGACGTCGAGGCGGAGTTCTACGTCTCCTACGTCCTCGACCGCACGGCCGGGGGCTTCCTCGCCATCGCCTCCGCTGAAGGCGGCATGGAGATCGAGGAGGTCGCCGCGACCAGGCCCGAGGCGGTGGTGCGCGTGCCCGTCGACCCGGCCGAGGGTGTCACCTCCGCGAAGGCGGCCGAGATCGCCCGTGCGGCCGGGCTGCCGCAGCAGAGCGTCGACGTCCTCGTACGGCTCTGGCAGGTGCTCGTCCGTGAGGATGCCCTCCTCGTCGAGGTCAACCCCCTCGTGCGCACCCGGCAGGGCCGGATCGTCGCCCTCGACGGCAAGGTCACCCTCGATGACAACGCCGGCTTCCGCCAAGAGCGTTGGGGCGCCGAGGAGGCCCAGCACCACGACGACCCCCTGGAGGCGGCCG of Streptomyces cynarae contains these proteins:
- the sucC gene encoding ADP-forming succinate--CoA ligase subunit beta, with amino-acid sequence MDLYEHQARQLFEDHGIVVPRAEVTDSPKEAREIARRLGGRAVVKAQVKTGGRGKAGGVKLAADPAEAELTARRILGMDIKGHTVGTVMLAEPIDVEAEFYVSYVLDRTAGGFLAIASAEGGMEIEEVAATRPEAVVRVPVDPAEGVTSAKAAEIARAAGLPQQSVDVLVRLWQVLVREDALLVEVNPLVRTRQGRIVALDGKVTLDDNAGFRQERWGAEEAQHHDDPLEAAAAALGLNYVKLDGEVGVIGNGAGLVMSTLDVVAGCGARPADFLDIGGGASARIMADGLSVILSDPAVKSVLVNVFGGITACDTVAEGIVRALDTVELTRPLVVRLDGNNAARGRAILDERAHPLVQQATTMDGAARRAARLARTA